A region of the Culex quinquefasciatus strain JHB chromosome 1, VPISU_Cqui_1.0_pri_paternal, whole genome shotgun sequence genome:
CACAGCTACTTGATGACGTCTATAAGTTGTCATAAATTTTCAAGTTCCCAAAATCAACAAATATCGTTTTCTGGTTACCATGTTTACCTCGTACTGTTGCAAGTAATGCTGCGCCAAGGAAAAGTGTCTGGATGTTCCATATCGAGCAGATTACTACCCGCCGTGGAATCAAAGAATAAGTGCCGGGCGGCCAGCTCGGACAAGTGTAAGGTATAGCTTTTACATGACCTGGGCCCATTGTCGAGCTGATcctgtctgtctgtctgtgtTCTCCGGTGTTGGCACTCAGCTTCAACAAGAAATTATTGAATCCATCAACGATAACACCACCGAGACACCACCACTTCCATAATCAGAAACCGAGCTGCGGCCGCCATTCAATGAAAGgaccatttatcatttttatttttcctgaaGATTCACATCTGGAAAAAACCTGGGAACCTCTCCAAGAAtacagattgaaaaaaaaatatatttttcagttatgattcacaaaaaaatacttaaatcgAAGAAAATACAAGCACAAAACAGGGATTTATGTTTGAAGCAAACAATaagttatttaaacttttggTATGATTCGTCGGGCCAATCATTGCCCTCAGATCTAATACCACTGCACAAATTTGAAGGCAACGACTGGTAAAAGCTGGACATGACTTATTTGACTTTCGCTGATGTCACAGTACGAACGTAGCCAATCCGAACTTCGGGTTTCAACCCCAACAGCATACTTTTGCTTCACTGCCATTTTTGAGTCGACGGTTCTGGGGAACACTGCAGTCaaagatcaaaattttcttGTTCTGACTcagttgtcaaaacaaacaaatcgtTGCAAAAAACCTTAGTttactttgatgaaaatttttcttcAGCAGACCCGTAACGCTGAAAACATAACGCCTTGAGCCGCTATGATTCCAAAGGGTATAGAGTAACGGAGCCAACAATTTTAATGACTTTTCCTTGGAGTGTGCtctctggattactctgtgcAACAACTGCAGTAACAACAAGAAGAACAagtgaacaaacaaaaaaaaattgaaacatttgtaagAAACTGACCGTAGAAGAAGACTGTTCAGATCAGATCTGTTCAGTAGCTACAGTAGGAAAATCGATTGACGATTTAGGAAGATTGTTTTGTGTTAAAATACGTAGTAATTTAAGGCGAGCGGTATGTTTGCGCATGCAAAGGTTCAGATTGTAGATTTGTATCAGTTCAGTTAGATCTAGTACTACAGAATAATTCTAAGCATCTCCAAATGAGTTCTTGGCATTGTTATAGAATTTCCCGCTAGAACTACCAGCTTTGGTCACAAGAATCTTCTCTAGAAGTGGCCATTGCTCCGCGAGACACAGTACAGAACAGATCAGACAGAACAGAACCGTTCTGTTCTGAAATACAGCTCAAGATGTAGAAAGTTACAGTTTTCTCGTCTAATTACCGTCCAGTACAGTTCAATAAACCGACAGAAACCAAGAGCAATAAAGTTTTGATTCCAAATTACTGTGCACTAGTTAATCCGCGAGTTTCAGTTCTGTCCAGATCCGATCATGCCACGACCCAAGCAACAGACGCTCTTATGTGCGTTAACACTAACATTGCCTATATTTTGAGTATAAAGAAGTATGcattaatttttctagtgtcccaaactatgcctctacgcttttttacaacttaaatgataatggtaccattttatagcagaaaatgtgaaaaacaggcaaaaaatttaaaaagtgactgcgaaaaaattaaaaaattagataggcaaaatgtaatgataaggtgttagaataggccaaatactaacaaaaacaaacataaactaaacaagataaatgaaataagaaaaacataaaacaagagaagtaaagtttttcgtagaacaaaagttgctcaaaataacacgagaaaaataaaaatccaaaaaaatatttgagcagTAGAGGGTTgaactttttgatgtttttgaaccATTTAAcgttgtgtcccgatttgccccacattCCGTTGACCTAcaatgctcatatttggcgaAGATACTAGTTTTATacgctcaaaccccgatggtttgacaccaactgttgccaaacgaacggggtcacttataggtttgacaccccttttacacggagttcacacacactaccaaacgtttgttttgatagtgtgtgtggaCTTGCTCTCAAAGCAATTGTATCAGTCTACAGTCTTTTTCTCATAGGAAATACAGACCTCCCTTGGACAAAGTGCATAGAAAGTACCCTTTTAATGGTTATTCTGATTTCGAGTGTGGCAACGCAGTCTCTGATGCGAAATAAGAGCAAGCTCAGTCACAGGGTCACattgcgtattttttttttcggaaacgtcatttaagtaaacataaacataacggtgtctgcctgtgtggatcaatcggaccgcgcactggactcacaatccagaggtcgccggttcgaatcccggggcagacgcaaaaaattctaagtgtaaatataggtattcggtgccctctccccgtgcccataccttcacacttaggagacccgggaggcggagtcttgtcgcaaaaagaacgatacacgcctgtggatccgttgacgaaaccgcaaggtttaagagggccacattataaggtgttacgtcgattccgtttttaaaCATAACGGTAATTGAATTTCTTTGttgacggatttttttgctTCTCCCATGATTTTATTTCGAAGTACCCAACTTCCAACAAGTTGCATGGAGCATCGTGTTGCAGCAATGTTGGAGACGATTTTAGATCCTAGGCTACCAGTTTTGGGTGATCCCTTTTTTTTTGGTAAGCAAGGTAAGTAAGGTGGTAAGcaaagtggcagtgcgtggccgaatggttacactgtccgctttgtaagcggatgattctgggttcgattcccatctgctgcaaccttccatcggatgaggaagtaaaatgtcggtcccggccttggttgttaggccgttaagtcattccaggtgtaggagtcgtctccatgccataaatacaaacaacacaccaaaccaaacctactccggtggaatcgctggcggcggttggactcgcaatccaaaggtcgtcaactcaaacactggggtggaaggttccttggagtaaaaagaggtttgggtgctctccccatttaagccttcggactcctaggttcgagcagaaacttgcgatagagaccacaaaagacccgggggtcgttaatgtggatggtttgattgattggtaagcaaaattaTATCTTTTAAGCAATGCCTAATATAACTTCCTAATGATTCCAGCGTCGATATCACACAAAGTCCTTTATGCTGCAAGGATTCTACCGACTTTGGCCAACAACGTTCACACGAGCAGCCATAATCTAAACAAGCAGCTGCAGCTGGAAACGATTGTTGTCGCAGGTACCGGAAGAATCGCCTCGGCCAACTTTTGTTTACAACCAAAACACAAACATCAAGTTGGCCTCGAGAAGATGAACAAACCGAACTTGGTGCGCTGAAGCAATTTTCGTTTGAGGACAAGACCACGGAGTTCATTCGGAAAGCGTCGAGATGGCAGTGAATCGGCACAATGTCGATTTCCAGTCAAATCTTTTCGTTGCGGAATCGTTTTTCAGCAGAGAACGCACCTTCCAGTGGTATCAACGAATGCGGTTTGGCCAGGTCAAGTACAACACTTCAACTGGAGGCAAATTACTGTCCGGTCCTGGAGCAAAATATTGGCAAGTAGTCGACGAGCAAGTGCTACTCTGTAAGTACATTCCGTTTTGTCAAAGTCACAATTTTTACTGCATCAGTTTTCTTTTTCATCACTTTGTTCggcaatttatttttgtattgctCCGCTGAAACTAGAGTCCGAATCACTTTTCAAACGCTTCTTTACCTTTATCGAATGGGTGTACTTTTGAGATTTTAATTATCActataggcaatcaaacgtcaaaattacctcCCAGTAGGgggcgctgaaacttggggtgatgttttcattataacctacagcgagtaaattgatttgaaatttgaaattgttttatttcatcataaaattgaCATTATTAGCAAATTATGCCATTTTCgggtaagaaataaatagcttcacggaaaggggatcgatcgccaaaccagcgaccgaattttgctgggttggttttgctgatatcagcgaaatttttctctaaaccagcgaaatttttcgctgaaaaaggtggctgcgcgaaatcaaatccagcaacttggtttcgctggtttgttatttccgaaacggtttcctttccagcgaaagttttcgctggtttgatacacatccttccgacagccgtcataaatgtttgttattgttcacgtttggaagcgatttgtggcaatcgaattgctttaggggttttttcaaaacaaaaaagcatgaaaaagttctgcatcaagtgttcagcattaaaatacatactcaacaggtgatggttcttttcaatgaaaagaagcacgtttccataaagttctcgcagcagaaaaatacggtgcagtgaagctggagatgtatttgtactgctgcatagatgagtgcacaaattgtcgcaggtggcagcaagaatcgtaggcgaggaacttgaccatggccgcggaacagtttgtgctgtggcaagtaagtacaacgaggaacttgaccatggccgcggaacagtttgtgctgtggcaagtaagtacaacGAGGAACTTGGccatggccgcggaacagtttgtgctgtggcaagtaagtacaacCTGGCTGGACTTTCTTTTAAATCTGCTTCCGTTACTGCGAAATCTTTTCTGACGATTGTTCCATCCGTAAACCTTCGTCAACCGGAACGGAACTTTAAGATTTTTAGGTCGGTTACCGGTCACGCGCtggaaaaaaacaacattagTTCAAAACTGAGTCTTTGAGATTGAGCGGGATACACTGAaggttaattgaaaaaaaaaactaaaataataaaaaatggaatttcatttcattttgccACACCACAAACATTAAATTCCCACCGAATCTGCCATCACTGGTCGCCACTGTCATCTTGCTGTCATCCGTCGTCTCGCCGCTCGCAGGCCGCGTAAACGtcaaacgtcgtcgtcgtcgtcggaattTCGTAGCATTGCTCCATCTCATCGctaattgtttttctttttggtgCGCGCACCCGCGATTCCCTGTTTGTTTTTCCGTTTTTAATCCGTGGCCACGCCACCAAAGGTGAGTTTAGCCGGGGTCCGGTGGCAGTTTCGCGGGGCTATGGTTTTAATGTGAAATTTCTCTTCTAGCTGCCGTGTGATGTTGTGGGTTGGCGTTCGAAGTGCCAAAAGGTTGTGCGTTGCGGAGGAGGACGGAGTGGCCATTTGGCGgcggtttgtaaacaaagcggTTGGGCGCAATTTGTCCGCGCTGGTTGGGATTCGGGCCCGCTGCAGTTGTCACAATGACGGATTCCTTCTTCGGGTTCGACACGCATCTTCCGGTGGAGGATGACGGAGGCGGGGGAACTGGGGGCGGTCCGGACGATTCGGAGGAGGAGTACGATGCGCTGAACGATGAGACGTTTGGGCAGGCACGGGAGGGGGACTGGGAGGAGCTGCACGAGGATATGGTCCGGTTGGATCAGCGGGAGGGTGGGGATGGCGATTCGGGGCCGGATTCGGACTTGGATATGAACTTTTCCAGCGTTCGGATTGACAACTTGGAGCTGGACGATGATAACGAGTCGGAGGCGAGGTTGCAGCTGGATCCGAGCGTGTGGACGATGCCGAGCAAGCCGGAGACGCCGCGGCCGCAGTTGCCACATCCGGCGATGCAGCAACACCATCCGCAGAGTTCGTTGATGGCGGCGATGCAGCACCATCAGAGGATAGGCGGGGGACCAGGTAAGGGTGGGGAGATTTTGTGAGAAGGGAGTTTGTTATCATTTGGCTTGTTTTAGGTGGCCCCTTTGTCGGTCTTCCGCCCAACTTCCCGCTGCCGAATCCGGCTCAGATGCGCATCTGTTCGGTGGAGGAGATCGAGCAGAACATGATCAAGCAGCAGGCGCAGCACTCGATGCCGCCGGAGGTTCCCCAGCAGCTGCCGCCGTTTCATCATCCGGGCATGGGACTGCCTCGTCCGCCGCCCGGATTTCCCGGAATGATGAATCACCAGCCGCCGTTGACGATTCCGGTGAACTTTCCGCCGCCGTTGAACATGGTTCCCCCGTTGCCACCGTTGCACCTGCTCCAGACGAACGTTCCGCCGCCGTTTCCGATGAATGTGCCGCCGCCGAATTTCCCCGGAGGTGAGAGCCACGCGAATTTCAACCAACGGCTGGTTCAGGAGATTCAGCAAAACCATCCGATGCTGAACCAGCACCGTCAACACCAGCAACAGGGTCAGAATCGCTACCAGCAGCAGCACAATAATCGGCAGAATTACCACCAGAACCAGCAGCAGATGCAGCATCACCGTGGCAAGCTGAACCGGTCGGGCGAGTACGACGAGTACGCGAACCTGATGAGCGAACGGGACAAGCAGTGGCTGCTGGCCTTTGTACTTAACGCCCAATACCCACCTGATGCCAAACCCATGTGGACGTTCATCCCTAAGCATGCGTATGGCCTGGTTTTTGACAACGATACAAAATACGCCTGCgttacccgagcaggggtaaataacacgggaataccaaattttggtattacttgggcaaataacagggaccaaaatgtgcccttggttgcccagtaatagatggtaaaataccatgaaatcataccaaagtcttgcatgtggaagggcacaacaataccaaaccatgttattccaagggtaaaataatacctcaaaataaaaccatttcaataccaagttgaggtcttctggatttttgaacattgtttgaataccaaaacttggtattgccatggttttaattttaggtattcccgcgcccttggaaaatcatattttggtattcctgtggtcttccacatacatgattttg
Encoded here:
- the LOC6030948 gene encoding protein PAT1 homolog 1, with translation MTDSFFGFDTHLPVEDDGGGGTGGGPDDSEEEYDALNDETFGQAREGDWEELHEDMVRLDQREGGDGDSGPDSDLDMNFSSVRIDNLELDDDNESEARLQLDPSVWTMPSKPETPRPQLPHPAMQQHHPQSSLMAAMQHHQRIGGGPGGPFVGLPPNFPLPNPAQMRICSVEEIEQNMIKQQAQHSMPPEVPQQLPPFHHPGMGLPRPPPGFPGMMNHQPPLTIPVNFPPPLNMVPPLPPLHLLQTNVPPPFPMNVPPPNFPGGESHANFNQRLVQEIQQNHPMLNQHRQHQQQGQNRYQQQHNNRQNYHQNQQQMQHHRGKLNRSGEYDEYANLMSERDKQWLLAFVLNAQYPPDAKPMWTFIPKHAYGLVFDNDTKYACVTRAGTE